The sequence GCGGTTCCTTTGCCCCCGCGCTCACCACAACGTCGGATTCCCCCACGCTCTCTGGCCTTACGCCTGGGGCAAACTACACCCTCCGCGTTCGTGCTTTAAACCACAACAGTGTTCCCACCGGGTATTCCCCCACTCTTTCATTCACAACTTCCGCCACGCTCCCCGCCACTCCCATCAACCTTCGCGGGTCTGCCGGAGCCGGGGGAATCACCTATTCCTGGGACCCTGTGACCACCAACGCCCTGGGGTCTCCACTGCCTTTAGGCGCCACCGTCTC comes from Elusimicrobiota bacterium and encodes:
- a CDS encoding fibronectin type III domain-containing protein, whose protein sequence is MSLSASVSSLTPNTTYFGFVKGCHGVNCSNDTALSSAVTLASVPTGLSSGTVTAVSMALTFNINGNPPGTAFEIELSVDGGSFAPALTTTSDSPTLSGLTPGANYTLRVRALNHNSVPTGYSPTLSFTTSATLPATPINLRGSAGAGGITYSWDPVTTNALGSPLPLGATVS